The sequence GAAAACAAGtataagaaaataattttacttttgtatttttttttcacaaTTAAGTATAGACATGAATGTTTGtcattaatatttataattaatccATTTCCAAATCTATTCTTaggtttttttgaaaataaagaaaaatctgTTTTTTACTATTAaacaattttatataaaaaattcgaATCTTACTAAATGTTTCTATCTTATTAAAAATGTTTATATTTAAATAATGAATATTATTTTAAACTATtaacattattatttttaaataaaataaaaaataaaattttacttATGGTTATTTATTTCAAGATAATACCTAAAAATAATGTGATATAAGTCTAGACGTGAAGTCCAAACTCTTTTAGATGAATAATCCGACTTGTTTACGGAAAAGATGCATTTGTCCGATGTCCTTGTTTGAAAATACGTATGTTTGATGGAATATTTATAGAGAGAGGTGATGACTTAGACATCATTTTTGTATCTCTCTACTTACAATAGTGTAGTAGTTTTTGTTCTAATCTTTAAAAAGTCATTCCATGTTGTAACAGCCTACACAAGGTCTTACTTGTCATACAAGTCAAGTCAGTTCGGGTCATGGAATCCCGTGATCTAAGTAAGTTGGGTAAATATGTACTCCTACCAGAACTCGCATAGTTAGGTCTTCTTAATTTTAAAGAGATTGAATTGACAACTTTAGATTATGATATTATTTTGACCCATAATATAAATAGTaatctctttaattttttttactatatataattttttatggtCATCActcatataaaattataaaaatgacaaaaataacCTTTTTTTTAAAGTTGTTGATTTGGCCATAATTCAAAAACATGCTCTAAAAGCGTGGGTTAATAATAAAAGCGTAAATGAACcatgaataaaattaaatcaataagtaaattaaaaatctaaaaaaataattatattatttaaattaatagaccaaaaattaattattctaatgataataaattcttaaataatacaaaattatttttttaaaaaatctcaaTTTTACAATAAGCTTTattcaagaaattcaaaaataaaataagaattgctagactaaaaataaaataattagcaaTAAGAATTGATAGATTAAAATATAGATCTTAAAAANNNNNNGTCAaagtaataattttaaaaatataacaatactttttaataaaaataatatttttaatttatactaTATATCAAAAATTTAATACATAACAATTTATTCAATAAACGAAATGAAACGtctttaaataaatatattttaaatgtcTTTGTCTTAAGGTGGTCCCCTACAAGTGAGTTTCCCAAGACTCTACTCTATTTCGAGCCTAAGAGGATCAGTCATTGGggattgtggattttgggatgggttagactGGATATGGAATTTTCAATGGAGGAGGGAATTGTTCCAATGGGAGCTGGAACTAGTCCATCAGCTGCATGAGAGGTTAATGCCGGTGAAGTTGTCATTGGAGAGTGAGGACATTAGGACAATGTGGTGTGGAAATTTGATAACAAAGGCGTTTTTTCTACTAAATCTTTTATGAAGGTCCTACAAACGGAGACGCTGACGGAAGAGATAACGAGTTACAGCTTCACAAAGTCAATTTGGAAGGGTTTCGTACCTCCGAGAGTTGAGCTTTTTAGATGGTTTGTGCTAGTTGGCAGAGTTAATACTAAGGAGCGATTGACTAGACTGGGAGTTCCTATCCATAGTGATAATATTTGTGTCTTGTGTGCCAAAGAGGTTGAATCTGGTGAGCATTTATTTCTTCTCTGCGAGTTCACCTGGCAGGTGTGGTGCACTTGGTTGAGGTCTTTTGGTAGACCATGGGTAGTTCCGGGAACCATGAAGGACCTGTTTGCGAGTTGGGTTGGTATGCGCAATAAGAAGCAAGATCCGCAATCGTGGATGGTAGCGTTCTTTGCAGTAATCTGGAACGTCTGGTTGGAACGAAATgtcagaatttttaaaaatacaaGAGCAGGTGTTGAGATAATTCAAATGAGGGCGTTGTCGAGCTATAACGAGTGGATTGCATGTGATTCTCTTGGTGGTTGATGGCTATGAGGAGATGCCATAGAATAGAGTTCTTTTGTCTGCAACTATGTTATGTTTATTTGTTTGCTCCACTCTAATGTGTTGAGCTtgttatgattcaaaaaaaaaaaaacctctgCCTTTTCTTATAAAATTATGTTATATTAAACATTTGAATCACTTAGTTTAATAGGGTATTAAAACTTGAAATTTTAAAAGTTAGATTATACGAAATTTTTACAGTTCACTGATAAAAGGAACATATGCAAACTGATATAATTATTTTGAGTTTATTATATCATATATTTTGCGGATTACGAACGATTTTTTCTATATGAAGTTTAAACGGAATCAAATGCGTGGTAGATGATAAGGTAGGTTTCAAAGTTAGTTCAATTgtcaaataatttttattagttttacttGAATCTACAATAATTTGGCCCAGCTCTGGCTTCCATTTCTTCAAAGGAGTGTTGATGAATATACCCAATAAAGTTGTCATGGTGTCTTTTATTAATTAGTTATTGCATTGATAATATTAGGATTTGCTTATTTTACATTTTCAGTATTTctttttgtagaattttataaaaacaataTGGAAATAGGATTATTATTTTGCTTGTTCtccattttcacaatttttatttaaaaaaatataaattttttttgttgctcAGTATTTTTTATTCCAATAGAACAAAAACTAATTTATCATAGCGAATGAATTActatatatacaaaataaatttaaatttttgacacTTGTTTAAATAAATGAATGAGTTGATCCTTCTATcatttcaaattaattaaaaaaacaactaatttataatttatcAGTTGTATTAATTTATAAAACCAGTTAGTTGTTCTTACATCTCTTTCCTTCATTTTTGTTAAATCATCAATCTAACATCACGCAACAAATGCGCAAAACCAttccaatttttctttttcaactataCTGTTCTCAAAACTGAAAAGTCAAACGGTCTTTGAGtgtgatattttttttaacaGGTGACAGAGAAGTCTttaaataaatcttttaagaaAGTTATCAGGTGTACCATTGTCCTTTTTGGAATAGCGTTGTTCCTAACATTAACGGGTAGAAgtgtttttttttgtctttatGCAAACACTGAAATTACAATTACATCTTCGATTTTTTCTTAGAAAATTACGTGCAGGGTCAGCTGTGAGGGGAGAGAGCGTGTGGGTAACAACTCAACTGGATTGAAATGAGGAGAGAGCAATAGCCAAGTTATTCTTTAAATCTTTTCATCACATCTTGGCTGCATTCTCACCAGTGTATTAATATTTATTGAAGGAGACGTCCAAGGGTATGGACGTGGAAGAATACTCATATATTTGGAAGAATATTCACCCATACAGAAACGGGTCAAATCTTCCATTTTCAAAATCGTTAATTATCGAAATTTACATCTTATTCCATAATTCTAACTTCAATAGCACTCATCGAAGTTTACAAAATTTAGAGCTCTACTTTAAAATATCCAAAATACTAATTTCAATCTGCAATGTAAATTTTTTAGCTATCACCTCTTAGTCAAAATCCGAATAAAAATTAGTCTCCTTCGATTTCGTCAAATTGTTACAATAAGTtcttttttaacaatttttttaaaatgttcaATATTTTTGGCCATTAACGACCAGGGTAACAAATAttacaagaataaaaaatattcgTTTACCCGAAGTTATAGTGTAGATTTTTCAAACATCAATTCTCACTTAACGATTTATCTTAACATAATAAAAAGGGcaattttcttaaataaataaaataggcaTCAATTTTACCTGATTACACATTTTTGAAAACGAAAACGCAAATATATTTTTCATGAATCTATAGAAACCGTTATTGGCAGTAATCCCAATAACGGATTAGGAAAAAACGTAAACCGCTATTAGCAGCCGCGGTTTACGGGCATTGGGAGCCGCTATTAGCAGCCGCGGTTTACGTGCATTGGGAGGTGAATAGAAACCGCCGCTATAGGCAGCAGCGATTTCTGTAGAACGTTGTTTGGGCATAAACCGTTACAGGCAGTGGTTTATGTGTGTTGGATGTTGAACATAAACCGCTGGAGGCAGTAATGAGTGTGTTACCAATGCCCAAGTGCCCAGCTCCAAGAGTGTCTAGTATATCAAAAACTTCCAATTTGAAATGGGCGCTTCATTATGGTAACGCTCAAGTTTCTCTCATGAATCAAATATTCACACTTCTATTTAGAATAACGCCCCTCATTTTGAGCGTTAACAACGATTTTGGGAAGAAGGTAGGCTCGCACGTGTTAATTCATGAAGCTTATATACATGTTAATAGCGTGAATCAAAAAATGAAGCATGCATGTTGAAAGCATGTATGTTGAAGGCGTTGTTAACGCCACTTAATGAAGCATGCAAGCAATACATATTATTCAAGAAACAAGCAAAGTATGTAAAGAAAGTTTGACATTGGTAACGCCCAACTCAAAGGGCACCATCCAAGAGTAATGCCTGCAAGCCTACCTTCTTCCCAAAATGGACGTTATTAACGTCTAAAATGAGGGGCGTTATTCCAAATAGAAGCGTGAATATTTGATTCAAGAGAGAAATTTGAGTGTTACCACAATAAAGCGTCTATTTCAAATTGAAAGCTCTTGACATACTAGATACTCTTGGAGCTGGGTACTTGGGCATTGGTAACACACtcaacgtaaaccgctactgcctccAGCGGTTTACGTTCAACATCCAATACACATAAACTACTGCCTGTAGCAGTTTTATGCCCAAACAACATTCTACAAAAATCGTTGCTGCCTATAACCGTTTCTGTTCACCTCCCAATGCATGTAAACCACAGCTGCCAGTACCGGTTTACGTTCTTCCCTAATCCGCTACTATCAGTAGCGGTTTCTATAGATTTATGAAAAAATGTATTTGCGTCTTCGTTTTCAAAAATGTGTAATCAGGTAAAATTGATctccattttatttatttaaaaaaattgccCTAATAAAAAGGTTAACGAATAACTCTATCATTGTGCACACACATAGCTAACACATAAAAAATATCAACATAAATTCAATAAAATCATTATCACATAAATGATAACTTTTACTTCTAACAATTTTTTACTACTCCACTTAATGATCCAAAAGTATCCAATTCATACATAAATGTGAAACAAGAATTTTTAACCCTTAACCTAACcatcttaatttaatttaatttcattattaatCCTTAAACGACTCTTTCAGCCAGATCTACACAACACAACTTCGCTCCTTCCAACACGGATTGAAATTTACATTATATTATTTCATCAATTAACTTaacttattaattaattaacaaataaCTTTAACATGGTCAAAGGTTATTTCCCACCCAAATTAGCATGACATgtttgatggtttcagtggctaagagaaggggggggttgaatcttagcccctttttttttttttttttttttacacttgCTGGattcagaggagacttttctgtttttagctcgtccctagccacgagacattttcattttgtctcgtcacttggcacgagacatttttgTTTTTGCTCCTGTACAGTAGAAAACAGAGATGAAGTAGGAGAGGAAGAAAatcacaccaagatatatcctggttcggctgctaagtgcagtgcagcctacatccagtctccatcacaacaatgatggaatttcactataatcaaacagattacaacttgtaaagtgctaacccaacttacaaggggattcccacagaatcatgaaacacaacatagatgaacaaaggaactctaagacatctatggctttttcttttaattttgcactctctgcctttttccgctctatggctttttcatacaaacatcactgtttgccttttccatgagactcaagacatgacaaaattaaacagaaaaatacaaaacagaatacattgaaggagaagagaaaactgttagctcaggtagctctgagaacactgtgccttgcactctcaaatctTACTCCTTGCTTC is a genomic window of Arachis ipaensis cultivar K30076 chromosome B06, Araip1.1, whole genome shotgun sequence containing:
- the LOC107646842 gene encoding uncharacterized protein LOC107646842 — encoded protein: MKVLQTETLTEEITSYSFTKSIWKGFVPPRVELFRWFVLVGRVNTKERLTRLGVPIHSDNICVLCAKEVESGEHLFLLCEFTWQVWCTWLRSFGRPWVVPGTMKDLFASWVGMRNKKQDPQSWMVAFFAVIWNVWKKRKPLLAAAVYGHWEPLLAAAVYVHWEVNRNRRYRQQRFL